Proteins encoded together in one Streptomyces sp. B1I3 window:
- a CDS encoding inorganic diphosphatase yields MEFDVTIEIPKGSRNKYEVDHETGRIRLDRRLFTSTSYPADYGFVENTLGEDGDPLDALVILDEPTFPGCLIKCRAIGMFRMTDEAGGDDKLLCVPASDPRVEHLRDIHHVSEFDRLEIQHFFEVYKDLEPGKSVEGADWVGRAEAEAEIEASYKRLEAQGGAH; encoded by the coding sequence AGTACGAGGTGGACCACGAGACCGGTCGGATCCGCCTGGACCGTCGACTCTTCACCTCGACCAGCTACCCGGCCGACTACGGCTTCGTCGAGAACACCCTCGGCGAGGACGGCGACCCGCTGGACGCGCTGGTCATCCTGGACGAGCCGACCTTCCCCGGTTGCCTCATCAAGTGCCGCGCCATCGGCATGTTCCGGATGACCGACGAGGCCGGCGGCGACGACAAGCTGCTGTGCGTCCCGGCGTCCGACCCCCGGGTGGAGCACCTGCGCGACATCCACCACGTGTCGGAGTTCGACCGCCTCGAGATCCAGCACTTCTTCGAGGTCTACAAGGACCTGGAGCCGGGCAAGTCCGTCGAGGGCGCCGACTGGGTCGGCCGCGCCGAGGCGGAGGCCGAGATCGAGGCCTCCTACAAGCGCCTCGAGGCGCAGGGCGGCGCGCACTGA